A region of the Amycolatopsis sp. cg13 genome:
CCGTCCCGTCGATCGTCGCGGACTACCGCGCCTCCGCGGGCGTCGACCTCGAACACGACCGCATCGACCGGGACACGGGCCGCCAATTGAAGATGCCGACGACGGTGCTGCAGCAGGGCTGGGGCGACGCGCTTGGCTTCGACGCGGCCGCGCTCTGGCGCGCGTGGGCACCGGACCTTGTGCACGAAACAGTACACAGTGGACATTTCATGGCCGAGACTTCCCCTGCCAGCGTTACGAAATCCCTGCGGGACCTGCTCGCGCGCTGACCCTTCGAAAGTCGTGCCCCGGACGAGTGGTCGCCAGTAATTCACCCACCGACCGCTCTCCGGGACACCTTCTCCGTGGCACGGTCTATGCCGCTCCCACCTGAGCGCATTTCCCGACCGATCTTGGAGGACCCGTGTTCCGCAAGCGGATCGTGGCCGCCGTCGCGACGGCAATTCTCGGTGCGGCAACCGCCGCCCAACCCGCCTCAGCAGCGGCGACCGTGCCCACCTTCGACCACGTCGTGCTCGTGATGTTCGAGAACGAGTCGTCGACGTCGATCGACTCGACCACCGCGCCTTACTTCGCCTCGCTCGCCGCGCAGGGAGCGAACTTCACCGACTCTCACGCGCTTACCCACCCGAGCCAGCCGAACTACGTCGCGCTGTTCTCCGGCGACACCCAGGGCGTCACCGACGACACCTGCCCGCAAAACCTCGGCGCGGTGGACAACCTCGGTTCGCAGCTCGCCGGCGCGGGGAAGACCTTCACCGGTTACTCGGAGTCCATGCCGTCCGACGGCTACACCGGCTGCTCGTCCGGCGAGTACCGGCGCAAGCACAACAGCTGGGTCGACTTCTCGAACGTGCCCGCGTCGAGCAACCTGCGCTACTCGCAGTTCCCGTCGGACTACTCACAGCTGCCCAGCGTTTCGTTCGTGACGCCGAACATGTGCAACGACATGCACGACTGCTCGGTCGGCACCGGCGACACCTGGCTGAAGAACAACCTCGACGGCTACGCACAGTGGGCCAAGACGCACAACAGCCTGCTGATCGTGACGTTCGACGAGGACGAAGGCACCTCGACGAACCAGATCTACACCAGCTTCACCGGCGCGCACGTGAAGCAAGGCGACTACTCGGAGACGATCAACCACTACACCGTGCTGCGCACCATGGAGGCCGCCAACGGTCTCCCCGGCATCGCCAACGCGGCGAACGAAACGCCGATCACCGACGCCTGGCAGTGACGCGCGCCGGTCGCGGCTGCCTCGCCGGGGCCGCGACCGGGGTGCGCCCGGCTGTGCCGAACTGGAATGTCAGACTGGTCCGACCAGCGGATCTGACAACCAGGGAGAGCGATGGGCGACGGGCAATCTGCCGCCGAGGTGCTCTCCGCGGAACTCGCCGCACTGCGCGCGCGGGCCGGGAATCCGTCGTTCCGCAAGATGGCTGACCGCTCCGGGCAGATCTCGCATACCACGTTGCACGAGGCGGTTCGCGGCACCCGGTTCCCGTCGTGGGACACCACGCGCGAGTTCGTCCGGGCCTGCGACGCGGACGAACAGCAGTGGCGGCGACGCTGGGAAGAGCTGAAGGGCGTGCCGCCGGAGATCCCCACGGCCGAGGTCGCGATCGTCAACACGGCGGCGGAACCGGTGCTGATCACCTCGGAACCGGTCGCCCCGGAGAAGCCCCGCCGCCGCAAATACGCGCTGGCCGCGGTCGCGTTCGTCGTCGTGCTGCTCGCCGCCGTCGCCGCGATCGTGGTGCCGAAGCTGACCAGCGGCACCATGGTCGACGTCGGCGCGCGCCTCCCCGGCGACAACTCCGAGTTCGTCGGCGACGTGACCGTGCCCGACGGCACTGTGATCCACGTCGGCGAGACCGTCCAGAAGGTGTGGGAGCTGAAGAACACCGGCTCGGTCGCCTGGCATCAGCGGTATCTGCAGCGGATGGATCTGCCGCCGGCCCCTGGCTCGTGCCGCACCCCGGACCGGGTGCTGATCGGCGACACCCCGCCCGGGGACCACGTGATGGTGAGCGTTCCGCTGACCGCCTCGCCCGCGCCGGGGCGCTGCTGGATCGGCTGGAAGATGGTCGACGCGAAGGGCGCGGAGTTCTTCTCGACCCGCCGCCCGGTGTATGTACTGGTGACCGTCGTCTCCTGACGGGTGTCAGATTCTGTAAGACCTGGTCACCGGGGTACCGAACACCCCAGCCCGCTCGACAGGATGAGTCCCGCTGGGGGTCGGTCCGTGGCAGCCCGCGAACAGCGCTGCCACGGACCGCCGCATTCAGGCCGGCCGGCGGAACGTCGTCCGGTAGGCGCTCGGCGAAACCCCGAGCGCGGCTTGCAGGTGCTGGCGCAGCGACGCCGCCGTCCCGAATCCGCACGCCGCGGCGACCCGGTCCACCGGCAGCTCCGATTCCTCCAGCAACTGCCGCGCGCGCTCCACTCGCTGCTGGGTCAGCCACTGCAGCGCCGACATCCCGACCTCGTCCCGGAACCGCCGGGTGAACGTCCGCGTGCTCATCGACTCGCGCACCGCCAGGTCGCGCAGCGTGATCGGCTGGTCGAGATGCTCCAGCGCCCATGCCCGCGCGGCCGAGGTGGACGACGACCGCGGCTCCGGTACCGGACGGCGGATGAACTGTGCCTGACCGCCCTCGCGATGCGGCGAAACGACCGTGCCGCGGGCGACCTCGTTGGCGACCGTCGCGCCGAAGTCGCGGCGGATCATGTGCAGGCAGAGGTCGATGCCGGACGCGACGCCCGCCGAGGTGAAGACGTTGCCGTCCTCGGTGTAGAGCACGTCCGGGTCGAGCTGCACGCGCGGGTATTCGAGCTGGAACTCGCACGCCGAACGCCAGTGCGTGGTCGCGCGGCGGCCGTCGAGCAGGCCCATCGCGGCGAGCACGTACGCGCCGGTGCAGATCGAGGCGATCCGGCTGTCCGGGCACACCAGGCTCATCGCGTGCTTGAGCTGCGGGGTCAGCTGCCGTCCGGTGGGCTCGTACTCGAGCGACGACGCGGGCACGATCACCGTGTCGGCCTCGGCGACCGCCTCGGGACCCTGCGCGACCGGGATGGTGAAGTCCGAATCGGTGCGGATGTCGCCGGGCTCCGGCGTGCAGGTGACGACCTCGTACAACCGCTCGCCGTCCGCGGATTTGGCCTGGCCGAACAGCCGGTGGACGATGCCGAGCTCCATCACGAGCATGCCGTGCCGCACCAGCACCGCGACCTTGTGCCGCTCCGGATGACGAAAAACAGCCATGGCCCGATTCTTGCACAAGGTGGCCATCGGGCCACTGTTTTGGCCGTTTCGCCGGTTGCACCCTGGCCTCATGAACGTCTTGTGGATCTACGCCCACCCCGACCCCGCCTCGCTCAACGGCGCACTCCGCGACGAGGGTGTCACGACGCTGCGCGATCTCGGCCATGACGTGCGCGAATCCGATCTCTACGCGATGCGCTGGAACCCGATCGTCGACGAGATCGCGACCGTGCCCGAGGACGTCCGGATCGAACACGAGAAACTCGACTGGGCGGACACCGTCGTCGTCCAGTTCCCGCTCTGGTGGGCGGACACGCCGGCCATCCTGAAGGGCTGGTTCGACCGCGTTTTCGTGCAGGGATACGGCTACGACTACCGCGACGAAACCGGTCACACTCTGCGCTACGGCAACGGCGTGCTGGCCGGGAAACGCGCGATGGTCATCGTCACCGCCGGGGCGCACGAGGACAGCCTCGGCCCGCGCGGCGCGCACGGTTCGCTGGACGATCTGCTGTTCAACGTCCAGCACGCCACGCTCTTCTACACCGGCATGACGGTCCTGCCGCCGCTCAAGGTGACCGGCACGAACCGGATGACGCCGGAGAAGTTCGACTGCGTCGCCGAGCGGCTGCGCAAACGTTTGCACTCCGTGGAAACGACCGATCCGCTGCCCTATCGCACGCAGGACGGCGGCGACTACGACCGGCGGCTCGTCCTGCTGCCCGAGGTCGCCCCAGGTCAGACGGGGTACGCGGTACACCTGACGGCTTGACCCGTATATACCTCCGTGGTTATATACGGGCATGGCGATCCTGCGAACCACTCCTGGCGGACGACCGAGCGTGAAACTCGAACGGACCCTGGCGCATCCGCCGGAGAAGGTGTGGCGCGCGGTCACGTCGCCGGAAGAGCTGGCGCATTGGTTCCCGGCGGCCGTCTCACTGCCGGAGACCCCGGTGCCGGGCGGGAAGATCACGTTCACCTTCACCGAAACCGGAGACGTCAGCGATGGCGAGATTCTCGGTTACCGGCCGCCGGAAGTCTTCGAGTTCACCTGGAACTCGGACCTGATCCGGATCGAGGTGTCGCCCGACGGCGCGGGCAGCAAGCTCGCCTTCACGCACGTTTTCAACCGCGGCGAACCGGACATCGCGCTGCTCGGCGCGGGACGGCACGTCACCGGTTGGGTCGCCTGCCTGGATTCCCTCGAAGCCACGCTGGACGGCCGGGAGCCGGAGATGCCGACCGACTGGCACGCGCGGATGGTGCACTACATCGAGGAATTCGGTCTGGAGGACGGCGAAGTCCTGGACGGCGGGACGATCCGCTTCCGCCGCGACCTGGTCTGGCCGCCTGCCGAGGACGTCTGGAATCGGTTGCCCCAGCCGGAAGACGGGGCGGAGGTGCTGGAGTCGCGGTCGCCGGAGGTGCTGGCCTACACCTGGCTGCACGACGGGAAACCGGCCGGGCGCGTGCGGTGGGAAGTGACCGCGGACCCGCTGGACGGCGTGCGGGTGGAGCTGACCCAGACCGTTCCGGCGGAGCTAGCTGATCAGCTGCCGGACTTGCTGACGGCGCGGCATGAGCAGCTGAACGCGTTGTTCGCCGGGACGTTCAAGGTGGAGCTGGAGCCGTGGTCGGCGGAGCGTCGGGCCGAGATCAGGAAGCGGTACAGCTAGCCGAGAGCGGTGTTGTACGGCGAAAACCGCACCTCC
Encoded here:
- a CDS encoding alkaline phosphatase family protein, translating into MFRKRIVAAVATAILGAATAAQPASAAATVPTFDHVVLVMFENESSTSIDSTTAPYFASLAAQGANFTDSHALTHPSQPNYVALFSGDTQGVTDDTCPQNLGAVDNLGSQLAGAGKTFTGYSESMPSDGYTGCSSGEYRRKHNSWVDFSNVPASSNLRYSQFPSDYSQLPSVSFVTPNMCNDMHDCSVGTGDTWLKNNLDGYAQWAKTHNSLLIVTFDEDEGTSTNQIYTSFTGAHVKQGDYSETINHYTVLRTMEAANGLPGIANAANETPITDAWQ
- a CDS encoding SRPBCC domain-containing protein, whose product is MAILRTTPGGRPSVKLERTLAHPPEKVWRAVTSPEELAHWFPAAVSLPETPVPGGKITFTFTETGDVSDGEILGYRPPEVFEFTWNSDLIRIEVSPDGAGSKLAFTHVFNRGEPDIALLGAGRHVTGWVACLDSLEATLDGREPEMPTDWHARMVHYIEEFGLEDGEVLDGGTIRFRRDLVWPPAEDVWNRLPQPEDGAEVLESRSPEVLAYTWLHDGKPAGRVRWEVTADPLDGVRVELTQTVPAELADQLPDLLTARHEQLNALFAGTFKVELEPWSAERRAEIRKRYS
- a CDS encoding NAD(P)H-dependent oxidoreductase; translated protein: MNVLWIYAHPDPASLNGALRDEGVTTLRDLGHDVRESDLYAMRWNPIVDEIATVPEDVRIEHEKLDWADTVVVQFPLWWADTPAILKGWFDRVFVQGYGYDYRDETGHTLRYGNGVLAGKRAMVIVTAGAHEDSLGPRGAHGSLDDLLFNVQHATLFYTGMTVLPPLKVTGTNRMTPEKFDCVAERLRKRLHSVETTDPLPYRTQDGGDYDRRLVLLPEVAPGQTGYAVHLTA
- a CDS encoding GlxA family transcriptional regulator, with the translated sequence MAVFRHPERHKVAVLVRHGMLVMELGIVHRLFGQAKSADGERLYEVVTCTPEPGDIRTDSDFTIPVAQGPEAVAEADTVIVPASSLEYEPTGRQLTPQLKHAMSLVCPDSRIASICTGAYVLAAMGLLDGRRATTHWRSACEFQLEYPRVQLDPDVLYTEDGNVFTSAGVASGIDLCLHMIRRDFGATVANEVARGTVVSPHREGGQAQFIRRPVPEPRSSSTSAARAWALEHLDQPITLRDLAVRESMSTRTFTRRFRDEVGMSALQWLTQQRVERARQLLEESELPVDRVAAACGFGTAASLRQHLQAALGVSPSAYRTTFRRPA
- a CDS encoding NBR1-Ig-like domain-containing protein — translated: MGDGQSAAEVLSAELAALRARAGNPSFRKMADRSGQISHTTLHEAVRGTRFPSWDTTREFVRACDADEQQWRRRWEELKGVPPEIPTAEVAIVNTAAEPVLITSEPVAPEKPRRRKYALAAVAFVVVLLAAVAAIVVPKLTSGTMVDVGARLPGDNSEFVGDVTVPDGTVIHVGETVQKVWELKNTGSVAWHQRYLQRMDLPPAPGSCRTPDRVLIGDTPPGDHVMVSVPLTASPAPGRCWIGWKMVDAKGAEFFSTRRPVYVLVTVVS